A single window of Prionailurus viverrinus isolate Anna chromosome F1, UM_Priviv_1.0, whole genome shotgun sequence DNA harbors:
- the DENND4B gene encoding DENN domain-containing protein 4B isoform X3 encodes MAAGLYRKDCDLRSREPARVGPLKGIRELSEVRAEVSRQPRVAFGCFGERAGAAPREGPGLFKGLLTSRAGALGVGGPPPVLPSPGRPGGVAALGVTSRVASLASSPLPRLTVPDAVSEGGAMAEERPPRLVDYFVIAGLSGSGAPIPEEPWVPEPSGPLRPPRPADPITDVAVIARALGEEVPQGYTCIQTSAGGHPLELSAGLLGGTQPVICYRRGRDKPPLVELGVLYEGKERPKPGFQVLDTTPYSHSANLAPPGPGHPRTYLTYRRAAEGAGLHALGITDLCLVLPSKGEGTPHTYCRLPRNLNPGMWGPAVHLCYKVGLAKANTLVYEAELLGRYPEEDNEAFPLPESVPVFCLPMGATVECWPAQTKYPVPVFSTFVLTGAAGDKVYGAALQFYEAFPRARLSERQARALGLLSAVERGRALGGRAVRSRRAIAVLSRWPAFPAFRAFLTFLYRYSVSGPHRLPLEAHISHFIHNVPFPSPQRPRILVQMSPYDNLLLCQPVSSPLPLSGASFLQLLQSLGPELAVTLLLAVLTEHKLLVHSLRPDLLTSVCEALVSMIFPLHWQCPYIPLCPLALADVLNAPVPFIVGIHSSYFDLHDPPADVICVDLDTNTLFQTEEKKPLSPRTLPRRPYKVLLATLTHLYQQLDQTYTGPEEEASLEFLLTDYEAVCGRRARLEREVQGAFLRFMACLLKGYRDFLRPLTQAPSEGARDVDNLFFLQGFLKSRERSSHKLYCQLLRTQMFSQFIEECSFGSARHAALEFFDSCVDKVHPEQDKPEPTPLVELEELSGSELTVFITPPEEPPAPEGSESAPQYCYDGFPELRAELFESPQEQPGALPVPGPTRSAPSSPAPRRTKQEMKVAQRMAQKSAAVPELWARCLLGHCYGLWFLCLPAYVRSAPSRVQALHTAYHVLRQMESRKVVLPDEVCYRVLMQLCSHYGQPVLSVRVMLEMRRAGVVPNTITYGYYNKAVLESKWLSGTPGGRLRWAKLRNVVLGAAQFRQPLRERRRRQQQAAAPEAGGAQTEPRLERHSPTRPLQRQTTWAGRSFRDPASPTGRLVKSGSLGSARGAQPTVEAGVAHMIEALGVLEPRRSPVPWRDGSLSDLSLTGEEPAPGGSPEDSGSALSTQSTEAPEGLSGRTPKAGGRQDEARTPRRGLGTRLQQLLTPSRRPPASRGPPPELPPDPPPPARRSPMDSLLRPRERPGSTASESSASLGSEWDLSESSLSSLSLRRSSERLSDAPGSLQPPSLEILLSSCSLCRACDSLVYDEEIMAGWAPDDSNLNTVCPFCACPFVPLLSVQTLDSRPRAPSPKPAPAGGSRDAPVPGGPGPVLSDRRLCLALDEPQLCNGHTGGTSRRVEAGAWAYLSPLVLRKELESLVENEGSEVLALPELPAAHPIIFWNLLWYFQRLRLPSILPCLVLASCDGPPPPQAPSPWLTPDPASVQVRLLWDVLTPDPGSCPPLYVLWRVHSQIPQRVVWPGPVPAPLSMDLLESVLRYVGLSEVHKAVGLLLETLGPPPTGLHLQRGIYREILFLTMAALGKDHMDIVTFDKRYKSAFNKLASSMGKEELRQRRAQMPTAKAIDCRKCFGALLEC; translated from the exons ATGgcggcag GCCTTTACAGAAAAGATTGCGATCTCCGCAGTCGGGAGCCAGCACGGGTGGGGCCTTTAAAGGGGATTCGGGAGCTGTCTGAGGTCAGAGCCGAGGTCAGCCGCCAGCCCAGAGTGGCGTTCGGCTGCTTTGGGGAGAGGGCTGGCGCCGCCCCGCGGGAGGGCCCGGGTCTCTTTAAGGGCCTGCTGACGTCACGGGCGGGAGCGCTCGGGGTTGGCGGACCACCGCCGGTCCTACCCTCCCCTGGAAGGCCGGGAGGGGTGGCAGCGCTCGGGGTCACCTCCCGGGTCGCCTCCCTCGCTTCTTCACCTCTCCCGCGCTTGACTGTTCCAGATGCAGTGAGTGAGGGGGGGGCCATGGCGGAGGAGCGGCCCCCCCGGCTGGTGGATTACTTCGTGATAGCCGGGCTTTCGGGGAGCGGAGCACCCATCCCCGAGGAGCCGTGGGTTCCCGAGCCCAGCGGGCCCCTGCGTCCTCCGCGGCCGGCTGACCCCATCACGGATGTGGCAGTCATTGCCAGGGCCCTGGGCGAGGAGGTGCCCCAGGGTTACACCTGCATCCAGACCTCTGCTGGGGGCCACCCCTTGGAACTCAGCGCCGGGCTCCTGGGTGGAACTCAGCCCGTCATCTGTTACCGCAGGGGCCGTGACAAGCCCCCTCTGGTGGAGCTGGG GGTGCTGTACGAGGGGAAGGAGCGACCCAAGCCCGGCTTCCAAGTGCTAGACACGACGCCCTACAGCCACTCGGCCAATCTAGCCCCTCCCGGCCCAGGGCACCCCCGCACCTACCTCACTTACCGGCGGGCAGCAGAGGGGGCAGGGCTGCACGCCCTGGGCATCACTGACCTCTGCCTGGTGCTGCCCAGCAAGGGCGAGGGCACCCCTCACACCTACTGCCGGCTGCCCCGCAACCTCAACCCTGGCATG TGGGGTCCAGCGGTGCACCTGTGCTACAAGGTGGGCCTGGCCAAGGCCAACACACTGGTGTACGAGGCAG AGCTGCTGGGCCGCTACCCGGAGGAGGACAACGAGGCCTTCCCGCTGCCCGAGTCGGTGCCCGTCTTCTGCCTGCCCATGGGGGCCACTGTCGAGTGCTGGCCTGCCCAGACCAAGTACCCCGTGCCCGTCTTTTCCACCTTCGTGCTCACGGGTGCAGCTGGAGACAAG GTGTACGGGGCTGCCCTGCAGTTCTACGAGGCGTTCCCGAGGGCCAGGCTGTCGGAGCGGCAAGCACGGGCCCTGGGCCTCTTGAGTGCGGTGGAGCGTGGCCGGGCGCTGGGGGGCCGGGCCGTGCGCAGCCGCCGCGCCATTGCTGTGCTGTCCCGCTGGCCTGCCTTCCCGGCCTTCCGAGCCTTCCTCACCTTCCTCTACCGCTACTCCGTCTCGGGCCCCCACCGCCTGCCCTTGGAAGC GCACATCTCTCACTTCATTCACAAcgtccccttcccctccccgcagAGACCTCGCATCCTGGTACAG ATGTCTCCCTATGACAACCTGCTTCTCTGCCAGCCCGTGTCCTCACCTCTGCCCCTCAG TGGTGCCAGCTTCTTGCAGCTGCTGCAGAGCCTAGGCCCGGAGCTGGCCGTCACCCTGCTGCTGGCCGTGCTCACGGAGCACAAGCTGCTGGTGCACTCGCTGCGGCCGGACCTGCTCACCAGCGTCTGCGAGGCCCTGGTGTCG ATGATCTTCCCGCTACACTGGCAGTGCCCCTACATTCCGCTGTGCCCGCTGGCGCTGGCGGACGTGCTGAACGCCCCCGTGCCCTTCATCGTGGGCATCCACTCCAGCTACTTCGATCTACATGACCCACCTGCTGACGTCATCTGCGTGGATCTCGACACCAACACGCTGTTCCA GACTGAGGAGAAGAAGCCCCTCTCCCCTCGGACCCTGCCCCGCAGACCCTACAAGGTTCTGCTGGCTACGCTGACACACCTCTACCAGCAGCTGGACCAGA CGTACACTGGCCCCGAGGAAGAGGCGTCCTTGGAGTTCCTGCTGACGGACTACGAGGCCGTGTGTGGCCGCCGGGCTCGGCTGGAGCGCGAAGTCCAGGGAGCCTTTCTCCGCTTCATGGCGTGTCTGCTCAAGGGCTACCGGGACTTCCTGCGCCCCCTCACCCAGGCCCCCTCCGAGGGCGCTCGAGATGTCGACAACCTCTTCTTTTTGCAGG gctTCCTCAAGTCCCGGGAGCGCTCCAGCCACAAGCTGTACTGCCAGCTGCTGCGCACACAGATGTTCTCGCAGTTCATCGAGGAGTGCTCCTTCGGCTCCGCCCGGCACGCCGCCTTGGAGTTCTTTGACTCGTGCGTGGACAAG GTGCACCCAGAGCAGGACAAGCCTGAGCCGACGCCCTTGGTGGAGCTGGAGGAGCTGTCAGGGAGCGAGCTCACCGTCTTTATCACCCCTCCCGAGGAGCCCCCAGCACCAGAGGGCAGTGAATCCGCCCCCCAGTACTG ctaCGACGGCTTCCCAGAGCTCCGGGCCGAGCTGTTTGAGTCTCCTCAGGAGCAGCCCGGGGCTCTGCCCGTGCCGGGCCCGACCCGCAGTgcccccagcagccctgccccccGCCGTACCAAACAG GAGATGAAGGTGGCCCAGCGGATGGCGCAGAAGTCGGCGGCCGTGCCCGAGCTGTGGGCCCGGTGTCTGCTGGGGCACTGCTACGGGCTGTGGTTCCTGTGTCTGCCCGCCTACGTGCGGTCGGCGCCCTCCCGCGTGCAGGCTCTGCACACGGCCTACCACGTGCTGCGCCAGATGGAGAGCCGCAAGGTGGTGCTGCCGGACGAG GTGTGTTACAGGGTGCTGATGCAGCTGTGCTCCCACTACGGGCAGCCCGTGCTGTCGGTGCGAGTCATGCTGGAGATGCGGAGGGCCGGCGTCGTGCCCAACACCATCACCTACGGCTACTACAACAAG GCTGTGCTGGAAAGCAAGTGGCTGTCTGGTACGCCGGGCGGACGCCTGCGCTGGGCCAAGCTCCGGAACGTTGTCCTGGGGGCCGCTCAGTTCCGCCAGCCCCTGAGGGaacggcggcggcggcagcagcaggcGGCAGCGCCAGAGGCAGGCGGTGCCCAGACAG AGCCTCGTCTGGAGCGTCACTCCCCTACCCGCCCGCTTCAGCGCCAGACCACTTGGGCTGGTCGAAGCTTTCGGGACCCAGCTTCACCCACAGGGCGCCTGGTGAAAAGCGGCAGCCTGGGCAGTGCCCGCGGGGCCCAGCCCACCGTGGAGGCCGGCGTGGCCCACA TGATCGAGGCCTTGGGGGTCCTGGAGCCCCGGAGGTCCCCTGTGCCCTGGCGAGACGGAAGCCTCTCCGACCTGAGCTTGACCGGGGAGGAGCCGGCGCCTGGGGGCAGCCCGGAGGactcgggctctgccctgagcaccCAGTCCACTGAGGCCCCGGAAGGGCTGAGTGGGCGGACGCCCAAGGCTGGTGGGCGTCAGGACGAGGCCCGCACCCCCAGACGAGGGCTGGGCACCCGCCTGCAACAGCTGCTCACCCCTTCCCGCCGCCCCCCTGCCTCGCGCGGCCCCCCGCCCGAGCTGCCCCCTgacccacctcccccagcccgcCGCAGCCCCATGGACAGCCTCCTGCGCCCCCGCGAGCGCCCTGGATCCACTGCCTCTGAG AGCTCAGCCTCTCTGGGCAGCGAGTGGGACCTCTCCGAGTCTTCTCTCAGTAGCCTGAGCCTTCGCCGGTCCTCAGAGCGCCTCAGTGACGCCCCTGGGTCCTTGCAGCCGCCCTCCCTGGAA ATCCTGCTGTCCAGCTGCTCCCTGTGCCGGGCCTGTGACTCGCTGGTATACGACGAGGAAATCATGGCTGGCTGGGCACCTGATGACTCCAACCTCAACACCGTCTGCCCTTTCTGCGCCTGCCCCTTCGTGCCCCTGCTCAGCGTCCAGACCCTGGATTCCAGACCCAG GGCCCCCAGCCCCAAGCCTGCCCCTGCCGGTGGCAGCAGAGACGCTCCTGTCCCCGGGggcccaggccctgtgctcagtgACCGCAGGCTGTGCCTCGCCCTGGATGAGCCCCAGCTCTGCAATGGGCACACGGGG GGCACCTCCCGGCGGGTGGAGGCTGGGGCCTGGGCGTATCTGAGCCCTCTGGTGCTGCGGAAGGAGCTGGAGTCGCTGGTGGAGAACGAGGGCAGTGAGGTGCTGGCATTGCCTGAGCTGCCGGCTGCCCACCCCATCATCTTCTGGAACCTTCTGTGGTATTTCCAGCGGCTGCGGCTGCCCAGTATTCTGCCCTGCCTGGTGCTGGCCTCCTGTGatgggcccccacccccccag GCCCCGTCTCCCTGGCTGACACCTGACCCGGCGTCTGTGCAGGTGCGGCTGCTGTGGGATGTCCTGACCCCTGACCCCGGTAGCTGCCCACCTCTCTATGTGCTCTGGAGGGTCCACA GCCAGATCCCGCAGCGGGTGGTATGGCCAGGCCCCGTGCCCGCACCCCTTAGCATGGACCTGCTAGAGTCGGTGTTGCGCTATGTTGGTCTCAGCGAAGTACACAAAGCCGTGGGGCTCCTGCTGGAAACTCTGGGGCCGCCTCCCACAGGCCTGCATCTGCAGAG GGGCATCTACCGTGAGATCTTATTCCTGACAATGGCCGCTCTGGGCAAGGACCACATGGACATAG TGACCTTCGACAAGAGGTACAAGTCTGCCTTTAACAAGTTGGCCAGCAGCATGGGCAAGGAGGAGCTGAGGCAGCGGCGGGCACAGATGCCCACTGCGAAGGCCATCGATTGCCGGAAATGTTTCGGAGCACTTCTGGAATGCTAG
- the DENND4B gene encoding DENN domain-containing protein 4B isoform X4: MAADAVSEGGAMAEERPPRLVDYFVIAGLSGSGAPIPEEPWVPEPSGPLRPPRPADPITDVAVIARALGEEVPQGYTCIQTSAGGHPLELSAGLLGGTQPVICYRRGRDKPPLVELGVLYEGKERPKPGFQVLDTTPYSHSANLAPPGPGHPRTYLTYRRAAEGAGLHALGITDLCLVLPSKGEGTPHTYCRLPRNLNPGMWGPAVHLCYKVGLAKANTLVYEAELLGRYPEEDNEAFPLPESVPVFCLPMGATVECWPAQTKYPVPVFSTFVLTGAAGDKVYGAALQFYEAFPRARLSERQARALGLLSAVERGRALGGRAVRSRRAIAVLSRWPAFPAFRAFLTFLYRYSVSGPHRLPLEAHISHFIHNVPFPSPQRPRILVQMSPYDNLLLCQPVSSPLPLSGASFLQLLQSLGPELAVTLLLAVLTEHKLLVHSLRPDLLTSVCEALVSMIFPLHWQCPYIPLCPLALADVLNAPVPFIVGIHSSYFDLHDPPADVICVDLDTNTLFQTEEKKPLSPRTLPRRPYKVLLATLTHLYQQLDQTYTGPEEEASLEFLLTDYEAVCGRRARLEREVQGAFLRFMACLLKGYRDFLRPLTQAPSEGARDVDNLFFLQGSRGVSGGLAGGRGSRSRLLARSFTRQTSQWAQASSSPGSAPATSCTASCCAHRCSRSSSRSAPSAPPGTPPWSSLTRAWTRCTQSRTSLSRRPWWSWRSCQGASSPSLSPLPRSPQHQRAVNPPPSTATTASQSSGPSCLSLLRSSPGLCPCRARPAVPPAALPPAVPNRRPRPIQEMKVAQRMAQKSAAVPELWARCLLGHCYGLWFLCLPAYVRSAPSRVQALHTAYHVLRQMESRKVVLPDEVCYRVLMQLCSHYGQPVLSVRVMLEMRRAGVVPNTITYGYYNKAVLESKWLSGTPGGRLRWAKLRNVVLGAAQFRQPLRERRRRQQQAAAPEAGGAQTEPRLERHSPTRPLQRQTTWAGRSFRDPASPTGRLVKSGSLGSARGAQPTVEAGVAHMIEALGVLEPRRSPVPWRDGSLSDLSLTGEEPAPGGSPEDSGSALSTQSTEAPEGLSGRTPKAGGRQDEARTPRRGLGTRLQQLLTPSRRPPASRGPPPELPPDPPPPARRSPMDSLLRPRERPGSTASESSASLGSEWDLSESSLSSLSLRRSSERLSDAPGSLQPPSLEILLSSCSLCRACDSLVYDEEIMAGWAPDDSNLNTVCPFCACPFVPLLSVQTLDSRPRAPSPKPAPAGGSRDAPVPGGPGPVLSDRRLCLALDEPQLCNGHTGGTSRRVEAGAWAYLSPLVLRKELESLVENEGSEVLALPELPAAHPIIFWNLLWYFQRLRLPSILPCLVLASCDGPPPPQAPSPWLTPDPASVQVRLLWDVLTPDPGSCPPLYVLWRVHSQIPQRVVWPGPVPAPLSMDLLESVLRYVGLSEVHKAVGLLLETLGPPPTGLHLQRGIYREILFLTMAALGKDHMDIVTFDKRYKSAFNKLASSMGKEELRQRRAQMPTAKAIDCRKCFGALLEC, translated from the exons ATGgcggcag ATGCAGTGAGTGAGGGGGGGGCCATGGCGGAGGAGCGGCCCCCCCGGCTGGTGGATTACTTCGTGATAGCCGGGCTTTCGGGGAGCGGAGCACCCATCCCCGAGGAGCCGTGGGTTCCCGAGCCCAGCGGGCCCCTGCGTCCTCCGCGGCCGGCTGACCCCATCACGGATGTGGCAGTCATTGCCAGGGCCCTGGGCGAGGAGGTGCCCCAGGGTTACACCTGCATCCAGACCTCTGCTGGGGGCCACCCCTTGGAACTCAGCGCCGGGCTCCTGGGTGGAACTCAGCCCGTCATCTGTTACCGCAGGGGCCGTGACAAGCCCCCTCTGGTGGAGCTGGG GGTGCTGTACGAGGGGAAGGAGCGACCCAAGCCCGGCTTCCAAGTGCTAGACACGACGCCCTACAGCCACTCGGCCAATCTAGCCCCTCCCGGCCCAGGGCACCCCCGCACCTACCTCACTTACCGGCGGGCAGCAGAGGGGGCAGGGCTGCACGCCCTGGGCATCACTGACCTCTGCCTGGTGCTGCCCAGCAAGGGCGAGGGCACCCCTCACACCTACTGCCGGCTGCCCCGCAACCTCAACCCTGGCATG TGGGGTCCAGCGGTGCACCTGTGCTACAAGGTGGGCCTGGCCAAGGCCAACACACTGGTGTACGAGGCAG AGCTGCTGGGCCGCTACCCGGAGGAGGACAACGAGGCCTTCCCGCTGCCCGAGTCGGTGCCCGTCTTCTGCCTGCCCATGGGGGCCACTGTCGAGTGCTGGCCTGCCCAGACCAAGTACCCCGTGCCCGTCTTTTCCACCTTCGTGCTCACGGGTGCAGCTGGAGACAAG GTGTACGGGGCTGCCCTGCAGTTCTACGAGGCGTTCCCGAGGGCCAGGCTGTCGGAGCGGCAAGCACGGGCCCTGGGCCTCTTGAGTGCGGTGGAGCGTGGCCGGGCGCTGGGGGGCCGGGCCGTGCGCAGCCGCCGCGCCATTGCTGTGCTGTCCCGCTGGCCTGCCTTCCCGGCCTTCCGAGCCTTCCTCACCTTCCTCTACCGCTACTCCGTCTCGGGCCCCCACCGCCTGCCCTTGGAAGC GCACATCTCTCACTTCATTCACAAcgtccccttcccctccccgcagAGACCTCGCATCCTGGTACAG ATGTCTCCCTATGACAACCTGCTTCTCTGCCAGCCCGTGTCCTCACCTCTGCCCCTCAG TGGTGCCAGCTTCTTGCAGCTGCTGCAGAGCCTAGGCCCGGAGCTGGCCGTCACCCTGCTGCTGGCCGTGCTCACGGAGCACAAGCTGCTGGTGCACTCGCTGCGGCCGGACCTGCTCACCAGCGTCTGCGAGGCCCTGGTGTCG ATGATCTTCCCGCTACACTGGCAGTGCCCCTACATTCCGCTGTGCCCGCTGGCGCTGGCGGACGTGCTGAACGCCCCCGTGCCCTTCATCGTGGGCATCCACTCCAGCTACTTCGATCTACATGACCCACCTGCTGACGTCATCTGCGTGGATCTCGACACCAACACGCTGTTCCA GACTGAGGAGAAGAAGCCCCTCTCCCCTCGGACCCTGCCCCGCAGACCCTACAAGGTTCTGCTGGCTACGCTGACACACCTCTACCAGCAGCTGGACCAGA CGTACACTGGCCCCGAGGAAGAGGCGTCCTTGGAGTTCCTGCTGACGGACTACGAGGCCGTGTGTGGCCGCCGGGCTCGGCTGGAGCGCGAAGTCCAGGGAGCCTTTCTCCGCTTCATGGCGTGTCTGCTCAAGGGCTACCGGGACTTCCTGCGCCCCCTCACCCAGGCCCCCTCCGAGGGCGCTCGAGATGTCGACAACCTCTTCTTTTTGCAGGGTAGTCGGGGCGTCTCGGGAGGGCTGGCCGGGGGCCGGGGGTCCCGGAGCCGCTTGCTTGCTCGTTCCTTCACTCGGCAAACGTCTCAGTGGGCACAG gctTCCTCAAGTCCCGGGAGCGCTCCAGCCACAAGCTGTACTGCCAGCTGCTGCGCACACAGATGTTCTCGCAGTTCATCGAGGAGTGCTCCTTCGGCTCCGCCCGGCACGCCGCCTTGGAGTTCTTTGACTCGTGCGTGGACAAG GTGCACCCAGAGCAGGACAAGCCTGAGCCGACGCCCTTGGTGGAGCTGGAGGAGCTGTCAGGGAGCGAGCTCACCGTCTTTATCACCCCTCCCGAGGAGCCCCCAGCACCAGAGGGCAGTGAATCCGCCCCCCAGTACTG ctaCGACGGCTTCCCAGAGCTCCGGGCCGAGCTGTTTGAGTCTCCTCAGGAGCAGCCCGGGGCTCTGCCCGTGCCGGGCCCGACCCGCAGTgcccccagcagccctgccccccGCCGTACCAAACAG gcgtccccgccCCATCCAGGAGATGAAGGTGGCCCAGCGGATGGCGCAGAAGTCGGCGGCCGTGCCCGAGCTGTGGGCCCGGTGTCTGCTGGGGCACTGCTACGGGCTGTGGTTCCTGTGTCTGCCCGCCTACGTGCGGTCGGCGCCCTCCCGCGTGCAGGCTCTGCACACGGCCTACCACGTGCTGCGCCAGATGGAGAGCCGCAAGGTGGTGCTGCCGGACGAG GTGTGTTACAGGGTGCTGATGCAGCTGTGCTCCCACTACGGGCAGCCCGTGCTGTCGGTGCGAGTCATGCTGGAGATGCGGAGGGCCGGCGTCGTGCCCAACACCATCACCTACGGCTACTACAACAAG GCTGTGCTGGAAAGCAAGTGGCTGTCTGGTACGCCGGGCGGACGCCTGCGCTGGGCCAAGCTCCGGAACGTTGTCCTGGGGGCCGCTCAGTTCCGCCAGCCCCTGAGGGaacggcggcggcggcagcagcaggcGGCAGCGCCAGAGGCAGGCGGTGCCCAGACAG AGCCTCGTCTGGAGCGTCACTCCCCTACCCGCCCGCTTCAGCGCCAGACCACTTGGGCTGGTCGAAGCTTTCGGGACCCAGCTTCACCCACAGGGCGCCTGGTGAAAAGCGGCAGCCTGGGCAGTGCCCGCGGGGCCCAGCCCACCGTGGAGGCCGGCGTGGCCCACA TGATCGAGGCCTTGGGGGTCCTGGAGCCCCGGAGGTCCCCTGTGCCCTGGCGAGACGGAAGCCTCTCCGACCTGAGCTTGACCGGGGAGGAGCCGGCGCCTGGGGGCAGCCCGGAGGactcgggctctgccctgagcaccCAGTCCACTGAGGCCCCGGAAGGGCTGAGTGGGCGGACGCCCAAGGCTGGTGGGCGTCAGGACGAGGCCCGCACCCCCAGACGAGGGCTGGGCACCCGCCTGCAACAGCTGCTCACCCCTTCCCGCCGCCCCCCTGCCTCGCGCGGCCCCCCGCCCGAGCTGCCCCCTgacccacctcccccagcccgcCGCAGCCCCATGGACAGCCTCCTGCGCCCCCGCGAGCGCCCTGGATCCACTGCCTCTGAG AGCTCAGCCTCTCTGGGCAGCGAGTGGGACCTCTCCGAGTCTTCTCTCAGTAGCCTGAGCCTTCGCCGGTCCTCAGAGCGCCTCAGTGACGCCCCTGGGTCCTTGCAGCCGCCCTCCCTGGAA ATCCTGCTGTCCAGCTGCTCCCTGTGCCGGGCCTGTGACTCGCTGGTATACGACGAGGAAATCATGGCTGGCTGGGCACCTGATGACTCCAACCTCAACACCGTCTGCCCTTTCTGCGCCTGCCCCTTCGTGCCCCTGCTCAGCGTCCAGACCCTGGATTCCAGACCCAG GGCCCCCAGCCCCAAGCCTGCCCCTGCCGGTGGCAGCAGAGACGCTCCTGTCCCCGGGggcccaggccctgtgctcagtgACCGCAGGCTGTGCCTCGCCCTGGATGAGCCCCAGCTCTGCAATGGGCACACGGGG GGCACCTCCCGGCGGGTGGAGGCTGGGGCCTGGGCGTATCTGAGCCCTCTGGTGCTGCGGAAGGAGCTGGAGTCGCTGGTGGAGAACGAGGGCAGTGAGGTGCTGGCATTGCCTGAGCTGCCGGCTGCCCACCCCATCATCTTCTGGAACCTTCTGTGGTATTTCCAGCGGCTGCGGCTGCCCAGTATTCTGCCCTGCCTGGTGCTGGCCTCCTGTGatgggcccccacccccccag GCCCCGTCTCCCTGGCTGACACCTGACCCGGCGTCTGTGCAGGTGCGGCTGCTGTGGGATGTCCTGACCCCTGACCCCGGTAGCTGCCCACCTCTCTATGTGCTCTGGAGGGTCCACA GCCAGATCCCGCAGCGGGTGGTATGGCCAGGCCCCGTGCCCGCACCCCTTAGCATGGACCTGCTAGAGTCGGTGTTGCGCTATGTTGGTCTCAGCGAAGTACACAAAGCCGTGGGGCTCCTGCTGGAAACTCTGGGGCCGCCTCCCACAGGCCTGCATCTGCAGAG GGGCATCTACCGTGAGATCTTATTCCTGACAATGGCCGCTCTGGGCAAGGACCACATGGACATAG TGACCTTCGACAAGAGGTACAAGTCTGCCTTTAACAAGTTGGCCAGCAGCATGGGCAAGGAGGAGCTGAGGCAGCGGCGGGCACAGATGCCCACTGCGAAGGCCATCGATTGCCGGAAATGTTTCGGAGCACTTCTGGAATGCTAG